The proteins below are encoded in one region of Mycobacterium sp. 3519A:
- a CDS encoding LLM class F420-dependent oxidoreductase, translating to MRLGVMIGAERGDMTRKLKKLLDDIEWAEAAGLDTAWMPQVPNDFDCLTMVSLMGARTSRIELGTAVVPLQAQHPIALARQALSVHAGTGGRLALGVGPSHHWIVRDMLGIPYEKPAAYTRDYLEVLNKALAGPGDVDVENDSFAVHNPTVLGAQTPMPVLVAALGPVMLQIAGELADGTVLWMADERAIGDHIAPRITKAADNAGRPAPRIIAGIPVCLCANSEIDAAKERANRILAEAETSPNYQKLLDRGDARDVGDLTAAGDEEAILARFRSFADAGVTDLSVRLLPIGENRDELIASKYRTREVISQLANEVR from the coding sequence ATGCGGCTTGGCGTGATGATCGGGGCTGAGCGCGGTGACATGACCCGCAAGCTCAAGAAGCTGCTCGACGACATCGAGTGGGCGGAAGCCGCGGGGCTGGACACCGCATGGATGCCGCAGGTGCCCAACGACTTCGACTGTCTCACCATGGTTTCATTGATGGGCGCGCGCACCTCCCGGATCGAACTGGGCACCGCGGTGGTGCCGCTGCAGGCGCAGCACCCGATCGCGCTGGCACGGCAGGCGCTGTCCGTGCATGCGGGTACCGGCGGGCGACTTGCGCTCGGCGTCGGGCCGTCGCACCACTGGATCGTCCGTGACATGCTCGGCATCCCGTATGAGAAGCCGGCGGCATACACCCGCGACTATCTCGAGGTGCTCAACAAGGCGCTGGCAGGTCCAGGTGACGTCGACGTGGAGAACGACTCGTTCGCCGTCCACAACCCGACTGTGCTTGGCGCACAGACGCCGATGCCGGTGCTGGTCGCCGCATTGGGCCCGGTGATGCTGCAGATCGCAGGTGAACTCGCCGACGGCACGGTGTTGTGGATGGCCGACGAACGGGCGATCGGCGATCACATTGCGCCGCGGATCACCAAGGCGGCCGACAACGCGGGACGTCCGGCGCCGCGGATCATCGCAGGCATCCCGGTGTGCCTGTGCGCCAACTCCGAGATCGACGCGGCCAAGGAACGCGCGAATCGCATTCTCGCCGAGGCCGAGACGTCGCCGAACTATCAGAAGCTGCTCGATCGGGGCGACGCCCGCGACGTCGGCGACCTGACCGCCGCCGGTGACGAGGAGGCAATCCTCGCGCGATTCCGGAGCTTCGCCGACGCCGGCGTCACCGACCTCTCGGTTCGGCTGTTGCCGATCGGCGAGAATCGCGATGAACTGATCGCCTCGAAATACCGGACGCGCGAGGTGATCTCACAGCTGGCCAACGAAGTGCGATGA
- a CDS encoding class I adenylate-forming enzyme family protein — protein sequence MSEATALAFEERQYTLRELDALANGLATVLEHRGVRAGDRVALMSSNRPEFVIAVWAIWRLGAAAVLLSPAWKRAEVDNALALTGPSHAVGDHPVLAEAMPMLSLDEAIAPGQRAFEAPNPSSDALFVFSSGTTGLPKAVRHTHGSFAVAVRHWRDALHLTAADRIQIMTPPSHILGLLNIMMALDTGTWLRLHRRFDIDLMLRHIEEDRITIEMAVAPIALALAAHPDLERHDLSSLRYIMWCATPVTRSVAEAITDRAAVNWVTAYGTTELPVIACNEIEGARLDTVGRPVPGVRVRIVSLDDGAPLSPGAVGEIQARSDSVMAGYLPSDATAQAFSDGWYRTGDVGYLDADGWLRITDRAKEMIKVRGFQVAPAEIEAVLHGHEAVDDCAVFGIPDAANGEAIVAAVKVHRPVEAEQLIGLVAERLASYKRPSRVVFVDEVPRLPSGKVLRRVLKERLWTSV from the coding sequence GTGAGTGAGGCGACCGCGCTCGCATTCGAGGAACGGCAGTACACGCTGCGCGAACTCGATGCCCTCGCCAACGGACTGGCCACCGTGCTGGAACACCGCGGCGTGCGGGCGGGCGACCGGGTGGCGCTGATGTCGTCGAATCGACCGGAGTTCGTGATCGCGGTATGGGCGATCTGGCGGCTCGGGGCGGCGGCGGTGTTGTTGAGTCCGGCGTGGAAGCGCGCCGAGGTCGACAATGCGCTGGCGCTGACGGGGCCGTCGCACGCGGTGGGCGACCATCCGGTGCTCGCCGAGGCGATGCCGATGCTGTCACTCGACGAGGCGATCGCACCGGGGCAGCGCGCGTTCGAAGCGCCGAACCCGTCGAGTGATGCGCTGTTCGTGTTCAGCTCAGGGACGACCGGTCTGCCGAAGGCGGTGCGTCACACCCACGGATCTTTCGCCGTCGCGGTGCGCCACTGGCGCGACGCGCTGCATCTGACCGCGGCCGACCGCATCCAGATCATGACGCCGCCGTCACACATCCTCGGGCTGCTGAACATCATGATGGCGCTGGATACCGGCACGTGGTTGCGGCTGCACCGGCGCTTCGACATCGACCTGATGCTGCGCCATATCGAAGAGGACCGGATCACCATCGAGATGGCCGTAGCGCCAATCGCTTTGGCCCTCGCCGCGCATCCCGATCTGGAACGTCACGATCTGTCGTCGCTGCGCTACATCATGTGGTGCGCGACGCCCGTGACGCGGAGCGTCGCAGAGGCGATCACCGACAGAGCAGCGGTCAACTGGGTGACCGCCTACGGCACCACCGAGTTGCCGGTCATCGCGTGCAATGAAATCGAGGGCGCGCGCCTGGACACGGTCGGCAGGCCGGTTCCGGGGGTGCGCGTACGGATCGTGTCTCTCGACGACGGTGCACCGCTGTCGCCGGGGGCGGTCGGCGAGATACAGGCGCGCTCGGATTCCGTGATGGCCGGTTATCTGCCCAGTGACGCGACGGCACAGGCGTTTTCGGACGGTTGGTACCGCACCGGCGATGTCGGCTACCTGGACGCCGACGGCTGGCTGCGGATCACCGATCGCGCCAAGGAGATGATCAAGGTGCGGGGATTCCAGGTGGCACCCGCCGAGATCGAGGCCGTTCTGCACGGGCACGAGGCGGTCGACGACTGCGCGGTGTTCGGTATACCCGATGCGGCCAACGGCGAGGCCATCGTCGCCGCCGTCAAGGTGCACAGGCCGGTCGAGGCGGAGCAGCTGATCGGCCTCGTGGCCGAGCGGCTCGCCTCTTACAAGCGGCCCAGCCGCGTGGTGTTCGTCGATGAGGTTCCGCGTCTGCCATCGGGAAAGGTGTTGCGTCGAGTGTTGAAGGAGCGGCTGTGGACGTCCGTCTGA
- a CDS encoding acyl-CoA dehydrogenase family protein, whose product MDFRDSPDEAAFRDRLRGWLADQKGKFPTSGDEYWAKQGDWHRALYEAGFFGTSWPKEYGGQDLPPVYDVIVDEEIAKAGAPARPSLGYLVVGLGHHGSKELQDRFLPGMINGSERWCQGFSEPGAGSDLASLTTTATREGDEYVIHGHKIWTSYSDVADWCLLLARTDKDVPKHRGISAFIISMHQPGMEQRPLKMISGVTKEFGQVLFDGARVPADNMVGAPGEGWKLAMTVVSHEREPSTLGFSARYGKLVRQLASRAEGDPPEELSWAWVQTEMLRLHVRRRLSEQLDGITHGPQGSLDKLLMTWVEQSVGHAALKTVGTSDDELFGAYMYSRAQSVMGGTSQIQKNIIASRILGLGV is encoded by the coding sequence TTGGATTTTCGTGACTCACCGGACGAAGCAGCGTTCCGCGACAGACTGCGTGGCTGGCTGGCCGACCAGAAGGGCAAGTTCCCGACCTCAGGTGACGAGTACTGGGCCAAGCAGGGCGACTGGCATCGCGCGCTGTACGAGGCCGGGTTCTTCGGCACGTCGTGGCCGAAAGAGTATGGCGGCCAAGACCTGCCGCCAGTCTACGACGTGATCGTCGACGAGGAGATCGCGAAAGCGGGCGCACCGGCCCGGCCGAGCCTGGGCTACCTGGTCGTCGGCCTCGGTCATCACGGCAGCAAGGAACTGCAGGACAGGTTCCTGCCCGGCATGATCAACGGCTCGGAGCGGTGGTGCCAGGGCTTCAGCGAGCCGGGCGCGGGTTCCGATCTGGCGTCGCTGACCACCACGGCCACCCGCGAGGGTGACGAGTATGTCATCCACGGGCACAAGATCTGGACCAGCTACTCGGATGTGGCCGATTGGTGTCTGCTGCTGGCGCGCACCGACAAGGACGTACCCAAACACCGGGGCATCTCGGCGTTCATCATCTCCATGCATCAGCCGGGCATGGAGCAGCGGCCACTGAAGATGATCAGCGGTGTGACCAAGGAATTCGGGCAGGTGCTCTTCGACGGTGCGCGGGTGCCCGCCGACAACATGGTTGGCGCACCCGGTGAGGGCTGGAAGCTGGCGATGACCGTCGTCAGCCACGAGCGTGAGCCGTCGACGCTGGGCTTCTCGGCGCGTTACGGAAAACTGGTGCGACAGTTGGCCTCCCGTGCCGAGGGCGACCCGCCGGAGGAGTTGTCCTGGGCGTGGGTGCAGACGGAGATGCTGCGGTTGCATGTGCGCAGGAGGCTGTCGGAACAACTCGACGGCATCACGCACGGCCCGCAGGGCTCACTCGACAAGCTCCTGATGACGTGGGTCGAGCAGTCCGTCGGCCACGCCGCGCTGAAGACGGTCGGCACCAGCGACGACGAGCTGTTCGGCGCGTACATGTACAGCCGCGCCCAGAGCGTGATGGGCGGCACCAGTCAGATCCAGAAGAACATCATCGCATCGCGCATTCTCGGATTGGGAGTGTGA
- a CDS encoding CaiB/BaiF CoA-transferase family protein, which translates to MNQGPLSGIRILEVGVMLAGPYATMLLADLGAEVIKIEPPGGEISRQVSDSYFASLNRNKQSVCLDLRSDAGRQRLGELVADSHALLVNMKPSAIKRLGLTYDALRKYNERIVCVAITGFGLNGGDDPAFDYVIQAATGVAAMTGHPDDPPTLPGYSSADNSTALAAALGLLAQIVSGRGGQVDVSLRDVMLSQLNYRASAYLNDGAAPQRYPFGAHSYYVPAQLFPTANGYLALFITHDAFWKAFAEEAKIDGFPTMAERAARRDEVLAVVTAALATDTAVSWQARLQPLGIPVAAVRTLPEALEATPEALVTAGEFKLVGSPIHIEGYEPEYRPAPSLDEHGAASV; encoded by the coding sequence ATGAACCAAGGCCCGCTCTCCGGTATCCGGATCCTCGAGGTCGGCGTGATGCTGGCAGGCCCCTACGCGACGATGCTGCTCGCCGATCTCGGCGCCGAGGTCATCAAGATCGAACCGCCTGGCGGCGAGATCTCCCGGCAGGTCAGCGACAGCTATTTCGCCAGCCTGAACCGCAACAAGCAGAGCGTGTGCCTGGATCTTCGTTCTGACGCTGGCCGGCAGCGGCTCGGTGAGCTCGTCGCGGATTCGCATGCGCTGCTGGTCAATATGAAGCCGTCGGCCATCAAGCGGCTCGGCCTGACGTACGACGCGCTGCGCAAGTACAACGAGCGGATCGTCTGCGTTGCGATCACGGGGTTCGGCCTCAACGGCGGCGACGACCCGGCGTTCGACTACGTCATCCAGGCCGCCACCGGTGTGGCAGCGATGACCGGGCATCCCGACGACCCGCCGACGTTGCCTGGGTATTCGTCGGCCGACAACTCGACGGCATTGGCGGCGGCGCTGGGCCTGCTTGCGCAGATCGTGTCGGGCCGCGGCGGGCAGGTGGACGTGTCACTGCGCGACGTGATGTTGTCCCAGTTGAACTATCGCGCGTCGGCGTATCTCAACGACGGCGCGGCACCGCAGCGCTACCCGTTCGGCGCGCATTCGTATTATGTTCCGGCGCAGCTGTTTCCGACGGCGAACGGCTATCTCGCCTTGTTCATCACCCACGACGCGTTCTGGAAAGCGTTCGCCGAAGAGGCCAAGATCGACGGCTTCCCGACGATGGCCGAACGCGCCGCCCGCCGCGACGAGGTGCTCGCCGTCGTCACGGCCGCGCTGGCCACCGACACCGCGGTGAGTTGGCAAGCCCGGCTGCAGCCCTTGGGAATTCCGGTGGCGGCCGTGCGCACCCTGCCGGAGGCGTTGGAGGCGACGCCGGAGGCGCTCGTCACCGCGGGCGAGTTCAAGCTGGTCGGCAGCCCGATCCACATCGAAGGATACGAGCCCGAATACCGCCCTGCGCCAAGCCTCGACGAGCACGGCGCTGCGTCGGTTTAA
- a CDS encoding methylmalonyl-CoA mutase family protein encodes MSEPVQTPSGLPLEPVYGPADRASDPPAPGTYPFTRGNFATGYRGKTWTFRQYSGFGTAEESNRRYRYLLDQGGTGLSVALDLPTQCGYDSDDPEYGEEVGRVGVAVDTLADAEILFDGIPLEAISTSFTINGTAAILLALYVAAAEKKGVPREKLTGTIQNDILKEYASRGTWIWPPEPSLRLIADTIEFCAAEVPKFNAISVAGAHFRDAGANAVQEMAFTLADGVTYCDTVVERGRMTIDQFAPQISFFFYTHGDFFEEIAKYRAGRRRWATIVRERYGATTDKASMFRFGCVAGGASLYAPQAQNNLVRVAYEAMAAVLGGVQSMFTAAWDEPFALPSEESATLALRTQQILAYETGVTKVADPLGGSYFVEALTDATEEKIIEIMGDLEAHGGMVRAIEDGYLQGLIADEAFKIHQEVESGKRPVVGVNKFVSDEPPPEIATYELDAEGRDLQLKRLTKVKAERDSDAVAASLAALSRAAEGDDNLMHKLIDCANAYCTVGEMVSTLKAVWGEFQQPVVF; translated from the coding sequence ATGAGCGAGCCTGTACAGACGCCCTCCGGCCTGCCTCTCGAGCCGGTCTACGGTCCGGCCGACCGGGCCTCCGATCCGCCTGCGCCCGGCACCTATCCATTCACCCGCGGAAACTTCGCGACCGGGTACCGCGGTAAGACGTGGACGTTTCGCCAGTACTCGGGTTTCGGCACCGCCGAGGAATCCAACCGCCGCTATCGCTATCTGCTGGACCAGGGCGGCACCGGCCTCTCGGTGGCCCTCGATCTGCCGACCCAGTGCGGGTACGATTCCGACGACCCCGAGTACGGGGAGGAAGTCGGCCGGGTCGGCGTTGCGGTCGACACGCTCGCCGACGCCGAGATCCTGTTCGACGGCATCCCGTTGGAGGCGATCAGCACCAGCTTCACGATCAACGGCACGGCCGCGATCCTGCTGGCCTTGTATGTGGCCGCCGCGGAGAAGAAGGGCGTGCCGCGGGAGAAGCTCACCGGCACCATCCAGAACGACATCCTCAAGGAGTACGCCTCGCGCGGCACCTGGATCTGGCCGCCGGAGCCGTCGCTACGGCTGATCGCCGACACCATCGAATTCTGTGCGGCCGAGGTGCCGAAGTTCAACGCGATCTCGGTCGCAGGCGCGCATTTTCGCGACGCCGGTGCCAACGCGGTCCAGGAGATGGCGTTCACGCTTGCCGACGGTGTCACGTACTGCGACACCGTGGTCGAGCGCGGCAGGATGACCATCGACCAGTTCGCCCCGCAGATCTCGTTCTTCTTCTACACGCATGGCGACTTCTTCGAGGAGATCGCCAAATACCGGGCAGGCCGTCGGCGGTGGGCGACCATCGTCCGCGAGCGCTACGGTGCGACGACGGACAAGGCGTCGATGTTCCGGTTCGGCTGCGTGGCGGGCGGTGCGTCGCTGTATGCGCCGCAGGCCCAGAACAATCTGGTGCGGGTGGCGTACGAGGCGATGGCAGCGGTGCTCGGCGGCGTGCAATCGATGTTCACCGCGGCGTGGGACGAACCGTTCGCTTTGCCCAGCGAGGAGTCGGCGACGCTCGCGTTGCGCACGCAGCAGATCCTGGCCTACGAGACCGGGGTGACGAAAGTGGCTGACCCGCTGGGCGGTTCGTACTTCGTCGAGGCGCTGACCGACGCCACCGAGGAGAAGATCATCGAGATCATGGGTGATCTCGAAGCCCACGGCGGCATGGTGCGCGCCATCGAGGACGGCTATCTACAGGGCCTGATCGCGGACGAGGCGTTCAAGATCCACCAGGAGGTCGAGTCGGGTAAGCGCCCGGTCGTCGGTGTGAACAAGTTCGTCTCCGACGAGCCGCCACCCGAGATCGCCACCTATGAACTGGATGCCGAGGGCCGCGACCTTCAGCTCAAGCGGCTGACCAAGGTCAAGGCCGAGCGGGATTCCGATGCGGTGGCGGCCAGTCTTGCGGCGCTGTCGCGCGCGGCGGAAGGCGACGACAACCTGATGCACAAGCTGATCGACTGTGCGAATGCGTATTGCACTGTGGGGGAGATGGTTTCCACCCTCAAAGCGGTGTGGGGCGAGTTTCAGCAACCGGTGGTGTTCTGA
- a CDS encoding enoyl-CoA hydratase/isomerase family protein — protein sequence MYDMPEEIDVTADGALRIITLNRPDALNAVNDALHVGLAKLWDALNEDADARAAVITGAGRAFSAGGDFNYLNELRNDEALRQKTIKHGRDIVIGMVRCRIPVIAAVNGPAVGLGCSLAALSDVVYIAETAHFADPHVQIGLVAADGGPLVWGSQISLLQAKEFALTGVRIKAQRAVELGLANHVVEDPLAEAIACAKKLLELPQQAVEATKRLMNLQLEKSVMASLDYANLAEYVSFGTADFNKIVDGLIAKGK from the coding sequence ATGTATGACATGCCAGAGGAAATCGACGTCACTGCCGACGGCGCCCTGCGCATCATCACGCTGAACCGGCCCGATGCGCTCAACGCCGTCAACGACGCCCTGCACGTCGGGTTGGCGAAGCTCTGGGATGCCCTCAACGAGGACGCCGACGCGCGGGCGGCGGTGATCACCGGCGCGGGCCGGGCGTTCTCAGCGGGTGGTGACTTCAACTATCTCAACGAGCTTCGCAACGATGAAGCGTTGCGGCAGAAGACGATCAAACACGGCAGGGACATCGTCATCGGCATGGTGCGGTGTCGCATCCCGGTGATCGCCGCCGTGAACGGCCCGGCCGTCGGGCTCGGTTGCAGCCTGGCGGCGTTATCGGACGTCGTCTACATCGCCGAGACGGCGCACTTCGCCGACCCGCATGTGCAGATCGGTCTGGTGGCCGCTGACGGTGGCCCGCTGGTGTGGGGCTCGCAGATCAGCCTGCTGCAGGCCAAGGAGTTCGCGTTGACCGGCGTGCGGATCAAGGCGCAGCGCGCCGTCGAACTTGGACTGGCCAACCACGTGGTCGAGGATCCGCTGGCCGAGGCGATCGCGTGCGCCAAGAAGTTACTCGAGTTGCCGCAGCAGGCGGTGGAGGCCACCAAGCGGCTGATGAATCTGCAGTTGGAGAAGTCGGTGATGGCGTCGCTGGACTACGCCAACCTCGCGGAGTACGTGTCGTTCGGCACCGCGGACTTCAACAAGATCGTCGACGGCCTGATCGCCAAGGGCAAGTAA
- a CDS encoding SDR family oxidoreductase — MNQVSVITGGAGGMGLATAKIVGRTHTPILCDVRQNRLDDAAAALTGLGISPIVVNCDVTDRQAVARLFETAAGVGQIASVIHTAGVSPSMGDADYVMRTNAIGTVNVNEAFFASAGEGAAIVNVASMAAHMLPEEMIPTGHFSLAVQDEAAFMHHMATACGVVPEEMRSGIAYAVSKSFVRWYSTSQAERFNGRGLRIVSVSPGSIDTEMGRLEEQAGAGAMVADAAVPRWGTAEEMAELLAFCAGDKAGYLTGTDILNDGGVIASMKERATRSAAT, encoded by the coding sequence ATGAATCAGGTGTCGGTGATCACCGGTGGCGCAGGCGGAATGGGTCTGGCCACGGCCAAGATAGTCGGCCGAACCCACACGCCGATTCTTTGCGACGTCCGGCAGAACAGGCTCGACGATGCGGCCGCCGCCCTTACCGGCCTTGGGATTTCACCCATCGTCGTCAACTGCGATGTCACCGACCGGCAGGCGGTTGCCCGTCTGTTCGAGACCGCAGCCGGCGTCGGGCAGATCGCCTCGGTCATCCACACCGCCGGGGTGAGCCCCAGCATGGGCGACGCCGATTACGTGATGCGGACCAATGCGATCGGCACGGTCAATGTCAACGAGGCGTTCTTCGCGTCTGCGGGCGAGGGTGCCGCGATCGTCAACGTGGCATCGATGGCGGCCCACATGCTGCCGGAGGAAATGATTCCGACGGGCCACTTTTCGCTGGCCGTGCAGGACGAGGCCGCCTTCATGCATCACATGGCGACGGCGTGCGGCGTCGTGCCCGAGGAGATGCGCTCGGGCATCGCCTACGCCGTGAGCAAGAGCTTCGTGCGGTGGTACAGCACCTCGCAGGCCGAACGGTTCAACGGCCGCGGCCTGCGCATCGTCTCGGTGTCACCGGGGTCCATCGACACCGAGATGGGCAGGCTCGAGGAGCAGGCCGGTGCGGGTGCGATGGTCGCCGACGCCGCGGTCCCACGGTGGGGCACCGCGGAGGAGATGGCCGAACTGCTGGCCTTCTGCGCCGGCGACAAGGCCGGCTACCTCACCGGCACCGACATCCTCAACGACGGGGGCGTGATCGCGTCGATGAAGGAGCGCGCCACGCGCAGCGCCGCCACCTAG
- a CDS encoding acyl-CoA dehydrogenase family protein, translating into MDVRLTAEQQQLREAAAKLADDLGPGSVADLEDSNRIARLEKAVAGTGFRTLRSDGASGVEVAIVAEEFARGLVDVPFVGPVLADELQRLGVQPSIPAATPQTVDLTGSFVGAVESPAELSELSEDDAGRWRALALAVTCAELVGAARGAHALAVDYAKVREQYGATIGSYQAVGHLLAESLALIEGSVSVLRHAAWAVDELPAAEAIEAAKVAKIYCARAALTVCETSIQVHGGIGNTWECLAHVYLRRVLAATELWPVKLEELTIGFS; encoded by the coding sequence GTGGACGTCCGTCTGACTGCTGAACAGCAGCAGCTTCGGGAGGCGGCGGCCAAATTGGCTGACGATCTGGGCCCGGGATCGGTTGCCGATCTGGAGGATTCGAACCGGATCGCCAGACTGGAGAAGGCCGTCGCAGGGACAGGTTTTCGGACGCTTCGGTCTGACGGCGCGTCGGGGGTGGAAGTCGCCATCGTCGCCGAGGAGTTCGCGCGGGGGCTGGTCGACGTGCCGTTCGTGGGACCGGTACTCGCCGACGAACTGCAGCGGCTCGGTGTGCAGCCGTCGATCCCGGCCGCGACACCGCAGACCGTCGATTTGACGGGAAGCTTTGTCGGAGCGGTGGAGTCGCCGGCCGAGTTGAGCGAGTTGTCGGAGGACGACGCCGGGCGTTGGCGTGCGCTGGCGCTCGCGGTCACCTGCGCCGAGTTGGTGGGCGCCGCGCGCGGCGCGCACGCGCTGGCGGTCGACTATGCCAAGGTCCGCGAACAGTACGGCGCGACCATCGGGTCGTATCAGGCCGTCGGCCACCTGCTTGCCGAGAGCCTGGCGCTGATCGAGGGCTCGGTCAGCGTGCTGCGCCACGCGGCGTGGGCGGTCGACGAACTGCCGGCCGCCGAGGCGATCGAGGCCGCGAAAGTGGCCAAGATCTACTGCGCCCGTGCGGCATTGACGGTGTGCGAGACGTCGATCCAGGTACACGGCGGCATCGGCAACACGTGGGAATGCCTCGCGCACGTGTACCTGCGCCGGGTACTGGCCGCCACCGAATTGTGGCCGGTGAAGCTGGAGGAGTTGACCATTGGATTTTCGTGA
- a CDS encoding cobalamin B12-binding domain-containing protein, which yields MAESAPAQARPARVLVAKPGLDGHDRGAKIVARTLRDAGFEVIYTGIRQRIEDIVSIALQEDVALVGLSILSGAHVALTTRTVEALRAADAGDIAVVVGGTIPQGDVQKLLDAGAAAVFPTGTPLDTLVAEVRKLTAERVAE from the coding sequence ATGGCAGAATCCGCTCCCGCCCAAGCCCGCCCGGCGCGCGTGCTGGTCGCCAAGCCGGGCCTCGACGGTCACGACCGCGGGGCCAAGATCGTCGCCCGCACACTGCGCGATGCGGGGTTCGAAGTGATCTACACCGGTATCCGGCAACGTATCGAGGACATCGTCTCCATCGCGCTGCAGGAAGACGTTGCGCTGGTGGGTCTTTCGATCCTGTCCGGTGCGCACGTGGCGCTGACGACGCGTACCGTCGAGGCATTGCGGGCGGCCGACGCGGGGGACATCGCCGTCGTGGTGGGCGGCACGATCCCGCAGGGGGACGTCCAGAAACTGTTGGACGCCGGTGCGGCGGCGGTGTTCCCGACCGGCACACCGCTGGACACGCTGGTCGCAGAGGTGCGCAAGCTGACCGCGGAGAGGGTGGCTGAATAA
- a CDS encoding SDR family NAD(P)-dependent oxidoreductase, whose protein sequence is MLEGRVAFVAGASRGIGATVAEALAREGAAVAVAARTEQEGKVPGTIHAVAERITSSGGKALPVQCDVTSEESVEAAVVQTVSEFGGIDVLVANAGVLWLGPIESTPLKRWQLCMNVNLTGVFLVTKAVIPHVKARGGGSLIAITTTGVGMIEHGANAYWVSKAGVERLYLGLAADLRPDNIAVNCLSPSRVVLTEGWQAGGGGMEIPPEMVEPPEAMANAAVLLAQQDSSGITGTVQRSEELVA, encoded by the coding sequence GTGCTGGAAGGCCGAGTCGCGTTCGTCGCCGGTGCCAGTCGCGGCATCGGCGCGACGGTTGCCGAGGCGCTGGCACGCGAGGGCGCCGCGGTGGCGGTCGCGGCCCGCACCGAACAAGAAGGCAAAGTGCCCGGCACCATTCACGCCGTGGCCGAGCGGATCACCTCCAGTGGCGGCAAAGCGTTACCCGTGCAGTGCGACGTCACCAGCGAGGAATCCGTCGAAGCCGCTGTCGTGCAGACGGTTTCGGAGTTCGGCGGCATCGACGTGCTGGTCGCCAACGCGGGCGTGCTGTGGCTGGGCCCGATCGAGTCCACACCGCTGAAGCGTTGGCAGCTGTGTATGAACGTGAACCTGACCGGGGTGTTCCTGGTGACGAAGGCCGTGATCCCGCATGTGAAGGCGCGCGGCGGCGGGTCGCTGATCGCGATCACGACCACCGGCGTCGGCATGATCGAGCACGGCGCCAACGCCTACTGGGTGTCCAAGGCCGGCGTCGAGCGGTTGTATCTCGGTTTGGCCGCGGACCTTCGGCCCGACAACATCGCGGTGAACTGCCTGAGCCCGTCGCGCGTGGTGCTGACCGAGGGCTGGCAGGCAGGCGGCGGTGGCATGGAGATTCCGCCGGAGATGGTCGAGCCACCCGAGGCGATGGCGAATGCCGCTGTGCTGCTGGCGCAACAGGATTCCAGCGGCATAACCGGTACCGTGCAGCGGTCGGAAGAACTCGTCGCATGA
- a CDS encoding 2Fe-2S iron-sulfur cluster-binding protein, producing MTAEPMPPPDAGGQVTIVLDRKKVSVPRVANETLLESARRAGLSPPFSCEAGNCGTCMGKLTEGSATMRVNDALEQDEIDDGYVLTCQAVPDTDSISVTYDD from the coding sequence ATGACGGCAGAACCGATGCCGCCGCCCGATGCAGGCGGCCAGGTGACGATCGTTCTCGATCGTAAGAAGGTGTCGGTGCCCCGGGTGGCGAACGAGACACTTCTGGAGAGCGCCCGGCGCGCCGGGCTGTCCCCGCCATTCTCCTGTGAAGCAGGCAACTGTGGCACCTGCATGGGCAAGCTCACCGAGGGCAGCGCCACGATGCGCGTCAACGACGCCCTCGAGCAGGACGAGATCGACGACGGGTACGTGCTGACGTGCCAGGCGGTTCCGGATACCGATTCGATAAGCGTCACCTACGACGATTAA